The Paramisgurnus dabryanus chromosome 3, PD_genome_1.1, whole genome shotgun sequence genome includes a window with the following:
- the mgat3a gene encoding beta-1,4-mannosyl-glycoprotein 4-beta-N-acetylglucosaminyltransferase a: MRIKKIKCILLCLLCICVISFQHYYKTLHNTTVYQEPFLPSLQQKTLKIVNDLFWNVPDINFYKHHLKGFMRSDVIIRLDSITSDKKLHESNFVLQDNLTAFFIPTKSGALCFKGGTKMIESSLQRVILHKQDNNSKEVAVESSQIGDGCRCYQGWHGPNCGIPTIVQHSNLKTIAKLRPRKVPRRVINAININHEFDLLHTRFHELEHAVDVFIICESNFTAYGTLRPLFFQQQLLNGTFNYIRHKILYVYLDHFPAGGRSDGWIADDYLRTYLTRNGLSRIHGLKDDDVFVINDADEIPAREGILFLKNYDGWTEPVGIHMRKSLYGFYWKQFGTLNILSACTVAMLSKVYNRDGILLRRRDYYTMPGFREYENSTGRILVSWSIGSPVHYAGWHCSWCFRPEGIYHKLISAQNGDFPRWGDYSDKLKLNYIEELIRTGGWFDGSTPQYPPTDHKEHMYAPKYLLENYKKYSYLLKNPYAKEQELKKGSRQKDFV, encoded by the exons AtgagaattaaaaaaattaagtgcatCCTGCTGTGCTTGCTATGCATTTGTGTCATTTCCTTCCAACATTACTACAAAACTCTGCACAATACTACAGTGTACCAAGAGCCTTTTCTCCCATCCTTGCAACAAAAGACCCTAAAGATTGTCAACGATTTATTCTGGAACGTGCCGGATATCAACTTTTACAAACACCACCTAAAG gGCTTTATGCGATCAGATGTGATCATCAGGTTAGATTCCATTACGTCAGATAAAAAACTTCACGAAAGCAACTTTGTTCTCCAAGACAACCTTACAGCCTTTTTCATCCCCACCAAATCCGGAGCATTATGTTTCAAAGGGGGGACCAAAATGATTGAATCTTCTTTACAACGTGTCATACTTCACAAGCAGGACAACAACTCGAAAGAAGTTGCAGTGGAGTCAAGCCAGATTGGGGATGGATGCAGATGTTACCAAGGTTGGCACGGCCCTAACTGTGGCATACCTACAATTGTGCAACATTCAAACCTTAAAACCATAGCAAAATTAAGGCCCAGAAAAGTTCCACGTCGagttatcaatgccatcaacaTTAACCACGAGTTTGACCTACTCCACACTCGATTTCATGAACTTGAACATGCCGTGGACGTGTTTATAATTTGCGAATCCAATTTTACCGCTTACGGCACCTTGAGACCTCTTTTTTTCCAGCAGCAGCTACTAAACGGAACGTTCAATTACATAAGGCACAAGATCCTTTACGTTTACCTGGATCATTTTCCAGCTGGAGGCCGTTCGGACGGCTGGATTGCCGATGATTACCTGCGCACGTATTTGACCAGAAACGGACTGTCGAGGATTCATGGCCTGAAGGATGATGATGTTTTCGTCATAAATGATGCAGATGAAATTCCTGCACGAGAGGGAATCCTTTTCCTCAAAAATTACGACGGCTGGACCGAGCCGGTCGGGATTCACATGCGAAAATCGCTGTACGGATTTTACTGGAAACAGTTCGGAACGCTGAACATCTTATCAGCTTGCACGGTGGCTATGCTTTCGAAAGTTTACAACAGGGATGGAATTCTTCTTCGACGTCGGGATTATTATACAATGCCAGGATTTAGGGAATATGAGAATTCCACCGGACGCATCCTAGTGTCGTGGTCTATCGGAAGCCCAGTTCATTACGCCGGATGGCACTGTTCTTGGTGCTTCAGACCTGAAGGGATTTATCACAAACTTATATCTGCCCAGAACGGGGACTTTCCACGCTGGGGTGATTACAGTGATAAACTCAAGCTAAATTATATTGAAGAGCTAATACGGACAGGTGGGTGGTTTGATGGCTCCACACCACAGTACCCACCCACAGACCACAAAGAGCACATGTATGCTCCAAAATACCTACTagaaaactataaaaaatatagctacTTGCTAAAAAACCCATATGCAAAAGAGCAAGAACTTAAGAAAGGGTCCCGTCAAAAGGattttgtgtaa
- the ddx5 gene encoding probable ATP-dependent RNA helicase DDX5 isoform X1: MPGYSDRDRGGRDRGYSNGPPRFGGSRNGPPPGKKFGNPGDRLRKKHWNLDELPKFEKNFYRENHDVGRRSIQEVDHYRRTKEITVKGRECPKPIVKFNEANFPNYVMDVINKQNWTEPTPIQAQGWPVALSGKDMVGIAQTGSGKTLSYLLPAIVHINHQPFLEHGDGPICLVLAPTRELAQQVQQVAAEYGKASRLKSTCIYGGAPKGPQIRDLERGVEICIATPGRLIDFLEVGKTNLRRCTYLVLDEADRMLDMGFEPQIRKIVDQIRPDRQTLMWSATWPKEVRQLAEDFLKEYVQINVGALQLSANHNILQIVDVCNDGEKEDKLLRLLEEIMSEKENKTIIFVETKRRCDDLTRRMRRDGWPAMGIHGDKSQQERDWVLNEFKYGKAPILIATDVASRGLDVEDVKFVINYDYPNNSEDYIHRIGRTARSQKTGTAYTFFTPNNMKQAHDLVSVLREANQAINPKLIQMAEDRGGRSRGGRGGGFRDDRRDRHSGGRRDFNSYNQDNRNGDSYGQKKVFNSKPQNGSGSYNSSNSFNQGYGNNGQSNFSGGQSGGYGNQSYQSQQFSANQGGVQNGMSHPPQFPFNPPQMPQSMPPFPMPPPAFPQ, from the exons ATGCCCGGATATTCAGACAGAGACCGCGGTGGCCGTGACAGAGG TTACAGCAATGGACCCCCACGTTTTGGAGGCAGCAGAAATGGACCTCCTCCAGGGAAGAAGTTTGGCAATCCAGGTGACCGGCTGAGGAAGAAACACTGGAACCTGGATGAACTTCCCAAGTTTGAGAAGAACTTTTACAGGGAAAACCATGACGTCGGTCGACGATCAATT CAAGAAGTTGACCACTACAGAAGAACTAAAGAGATTACAGTGAAGGGAAGAGAATGTCCCAAACCCATTGTGAAGTTCAATGAAGCTAATTTTCCAA ACTATGTAATGGATGTCATTAACAAACAGAACTGGACTGAGCCAACTCCCATCCAAGCACAGGGTTGGCCAGTGGCACTTAGTGGTAAAGACATGGTTGGCATTGCACAGACCGGATCTGGGAAAACACTTTCA TACTTGCTCCCTGCTATTGTTCACATCAACCATCAACCATTCCTGGAGCACGGAGACGGACCCATT TGTTTGGTGTTAGCCCCCACCCGTGAACTGGCACAACAAGTCCAGCAGGTGGCGGCAGAGTACGGCAAAGCTTCTCGTCTCAAATCCACCTGTATCTACGGAGGAGCTCCCAAAGGGCCACAAATCCGGGATCTGGAGAGGG GAGTTGAAATCTGTATCGCCACACCTGGCCGCCTTATCGATTTCCTGGAGGTTGGAAAGACAAATCTGCGCAGGTGCACATATCTTGTGCTAGATGAAGCCGACAGAATGCTGGACATGGGTTTCGAACCTCAGATTAGAAAAATTGTGGACCAAATTAGG CCTGATAGGCAGACCCTGATGTGGAGCGCTACATGGCCAAAAGAGGTGCGGCAGCTGGCCGAAGACTTTCTCAAAGAGTATGTGCAGATCAACGTTGGTGCTCTACAACTCAGCGCTAATCACAATATCCTACAGATTGTTGATGTCTGCAATGATGGGGAAAAAGAGGACAA GCTGTTGCGTCTTCTGGAGGAAATCATGAGCGAGAAGGAGAACAAGACTATCATTTTTGTAGAGACCAAAAGAAGGTGTGATGATCTGACCAGGAGGATGCGCAGGGATGG GTGGCCTGCAATGGGTATCCATGGAGACAAGAGCCAGCAGGAAAGAGACTGGGTGCTTAATG AGTTTAAATACGGCAAAGCTCCCATCCTCATTGCCACAGATGTTGCCTCCAGAGGCCTAG ATGTTGAGGATGTCAAATTTGTCATTAACTATGACTACCCCAACAATTCTGAGGACTACATTCATCGTATCGGCCGAACGGCTCGAAGCCAGAAAACTGGGACAGCCTACACTTTCTTTACGCCCAACAACATGAAACAGGCACACGACCTCGTCTCTGTCCTCCGTGAGGCCAATCAAGCAATTAACCCCAAACTCATCCAGATGGCAGAAGACAGAGGAG GTCGTTCGCGGGGAGGTCGAGGTGGAGGGTTTAGAGATGACCGCCGCGATCGCCACTCTGGCGGTAGGCGGGACTTCAACAGCTACAACCAAGACAACCGCAACGGCGACTCTTACGGACAAAAGAAGGTGTTTAACAGTAAGCCTCAGAACGGATCTGGAAGTTACAACAGCAGTAACAGTTTTAACCAGGGTTACGGTAATAATGGACAGTCAAACTTTAGCGGCGGCCAGTCTGGTGGTTACGGTAATCAAAGTTACCAAAGCCAGCAGTTCAGCGCCAACCAAGGAGGTGTTCAGAACGGCATGAGCCACCCTCCACAGTTCCCCTTTAACCCCCCACAGATGCCACAGTCCATGCCCCCCTTTCCCATGCCCCCACCTGCGTTCCCACAGTAA
- the ddx5 gene encoding probable ATP-dependent RNA helicase DDX5 isoform X2 yields MPGYSDRDRGGRDRGYSNGPPRFGGSRNGPPPGKKFGNPGDRLRKKHWNLDELPKFEKNFYRENHDVGRRSIQEVDHYRRTKEITVKGRECPKPIVKFNEANFPNYVMDVINKQNWTEPTPIQAQGWPVALSGKDMVGIAQTGSGKTLSYLLPAIVHINHQPFLEHGDGPICLVLAPTRELAQQVQQVAAEYGKASRLKSTCIYGGAPKGPQIRDLERGVEICIATPGRLIDFLEVGKTNLRRCTYLVLDEADRMLDMGFEPQIRKIVDQIRPDRQTLMWSATWPKEVRQLAEDFLKEYVQINVGALQLSANHNILQIVDVCNDGEKEDKLLRLLEEIMSEKENKTIIFVETKRRCDDLTRRMRRDGWPAMGIHGDKSQQERDWVLNEFKYGKAPILIATDVASRGLDVEDVKFVINYDYPNNSEDYIHRIGRTARSQKTGTAYTFFTPNNMKQAHDLVSVLREANQAINPKLIQMAEDRGGKSNWSFAGRSRWRV; encoded by the exons ATGCCCGGATATTCAGACAGAGACCGCGGTGGCCGTGACAGAGG TTACAGCAATGGACCCCCACGTTTTGGAGGCAGCAGAAATGGACCTCCTCCAGGGAAGAAGTTTGGCAATCCAGGTGACCGGCTGAGGAAGAAACACTGGAACCTGGATGAACTTCCCAAGTTTGAGAAGAACTTTTACAGGGAAAACCATGACGTCGGTCGACGATCAATT CAAGAAGTTGACCACTACAGAAGAACTAAAGAGATTACAGTGAAGGGAAGAGAATGTCCCAAACCCATTGTGAAGTTCAATGAAGCTAATTTTCCAA ACTATGTAATGGATGTCATTAACAAACAGAACTGGACTGAGCCAACTCCCATCCAAGCACAGGGTTGGCCAGTGGCACTTAGTGGTAAAGACATGGTTGGCATTGCACAGACCGGATCTGGGAAAACACTTTCA TACTTGCTCCCTGCTATTGTTCACATCAACCATCAACCATTCCTGGAGCACGGAGACGGACCCATT TGTTTGGTGTTAGCCCCCACCCGTGAACTGGCACAACAAGTCCAGCAGGTGGCGGCAGAGTACGGCAAAGCTTCTCGTCTCAAATCCACCTGTATCTACGGAGGAGCTCCCAAAGGGCCACAAATCCGGGATCTGGAGAGGG GAGTTGAAATCTGTATCGCCACACCTGGCCGCCTTATCGATTTCCTGGAGGTTGGAAAGACAAATCTGCGCAGGTGCACATATCTTGTGCTAGATGAAGCCGACAGAATGCTGGACATGGGTTTCGAACCTCAGATTAGAAAAATTGTGGACCAAATTAGG CCTGATAGGCAGACCCTGATGTGGAGCGCTACATGGCCAAAAGAGGTGCGGCAGCTGGCCGAAGACTTTCTCAAAGAGTATGTGCAGATCAACGTTGGTGCTCTACAACTCAGCGCTAATCACAATATCCTACAGATTGTTGATGTCTGCAATGATGGGGAAAAAGAGGACAA GCTGTTGCGTCTTCTGGAGGAAATCATGAGCGAGAAGGAGAACAAGACTATCATTTTTGTAGAGACCAAAAGAAGGTGTGATGATCTGACCAGGAGGATGCGCAGGGATGG GTGGCCTGCAATGGGTATCCATGGAGACAAGAGCCAGCAGGAAAGAGACTGGGTGCTTAATG AGTTTAAATACGGCAAAGCTCCCATCCTCATTGCCACAGATGTTGCCTCCAGAGGCCTAG ATGTTGAGGATGTCAAATTTGTCATTAACTATGACTACCCCAACAATTCTGAGGACTACATTCATCGTATCGGCCGAACGGCTCGAAGCCAGAAAACTGGGACAGCCTACACTTTCTTTACGCCCAACAACATGAAACAGGCACACGACCTCGTCTCTGTCCTCCGTGAGGCCAATCAAGCAATTAACCCCAAACTCATCCAGATGGCAGAAGACAGAGGAGGTAAATCCAATTG GTCGTTCGCGGGGAGGTCGAGGTGGAGGGTTTAG